The sequence TATCACTATTTATTGAAATGGTACGACAAAGAAATCCTATTGTCAAATAATTATTTCAACTTCAAATTATCCTACACAAATTCCGAATAATAGCCTAAAAAACAGAAACATCATCAAATTTTTTCCCCCTTTATTACAAATTAAACAAAAAATAACAGAATGTAGACAAATCCTTTCAGCAATAAAAATTTCCCCTTTTAGAGACTGGATACAATATATTGAAAACTCTTAGAAATGCTGGTATACCACTATTTTTTAAGAGTTTTTACTTTCTATAATAAAAGAAAAAGATTGAAGAAAATTGTCCAAAATGGACTTTTTCTTCAATCTGAAAAGAAGCAAATGTTTCTTTTTTATTATTGATAACGTGGGCTAGCAAATCCTCGGATATTGCCATGACCGATTCGGTAGGTTTTTCTACGAACCTGATCATTTGAGTTTCCTTCAATGGTATGAATAATCCCATTTGAAACGCTCTCAACAATTCCAATGTGGTCTGCAAAACCATTGTTAGGTTGGCTATCTTGATCCCAGTTGAAGGTGATAATATCCCCTGCTTTTGGTGTAGAACCTCCATCTTCATTCCAAATTCCAAGACGTTTGAAAATCTGAATGTGACGTTCGACCCCACATTCACGACCAACTAAATCGCTAAGACCTTCGCGTTGGAAAATCGTTGTTACAAAGACATCACACCAGTCATCTGTATTCTTCACTGCATAACCTACAGGGAGAGGACGCACACTGTTATAATCATTCACTAATTGTTGATGTGCCGCACTACCTCCACGGATCCCAACCAGACTGGCTGCAGCTCGTAGAACACGATCCCGTTGACCACTGTCAACACGAGGACTCAAGCCTGTTTGTCCAGTTGTACCACGCGGATTCAAGGCCGTTTGACCAAGGTTAAATCCTTCAACTCCACCATCGACATAGTCTACATAAACGTGTGTCGTATAGTTGCCAGCAAGATTCTTATGGTTAACAGCCGAAACATGAACATCCGTCTGCGTACCGGTCGGTGCTGTTGAATACCAGTAAAGATTTTCTTGGTGATCTTGAGACCAGGCTGCGACACGAACATTTTTAATTTGACGACCCTGAGGGGCTTGATCCACTTCTACCGTATAAGTCCCTGCTTCTACATTGACATTTTTAATAAAGGCACGTGTTTTCGTATTGGCATTACGGAACTCAACTTCAGTTGAAGAAGCCAACACGCCAACTCGACTACCGTCATTTTGAATATAGTAAAGGTGGACATAGTACAAGCCTGTAGAATTTTTGTGGTCGCTCGCTGTGACGGATACTTTGTAATCTCCATTCGCTTGACGCGCTGCTTCATACCAGCGGATATCATCTTGGCCGTCCTTAGCAGACCAGATAGGAACCTGAACAGTACGAACGCCCTTAGGACTGTAGACATCCTTGATGATGACGTCAAAGGTACCTGTATCCTTGTTGTTGTTTTCGATAGAAAGGGTACCGGATAATAGTTGTTCTTTCTTATATTCCGCAAAGGCTTTTTGAACAAATTGGCGTTGGCCCTGTGCATCGTAATAGAAGATCTGCGCTTCATAGCGCCCATCGACATTTTCATGGTCGCTTGCCTTCGCTACAACTTTATAAGAGCCATCTGATTGACGAACTGGGGTATACCACTTGATATCATCCATACCTTTGGCATGTGACCAAAATGGGATCTTGATCTCTTTGTAATTCTCAAACCCTTTTAAGTTCTTAGCGGTTATCGTAAAGGTTCCTGCTGACTTATCTACATCAATTGAAAGATCTGCCGATACTGGTACGTTTGGCTTACCTGTTGAATATTCCGCAAAGGCTTTTTGAACAAATTGGCGTTGGCCCTGTGCATCATAATAGAAGATCTGTGCCTCATAGCGCCCATCGACATTTTCATGGTCGCTAGCCTTCGCTACAACTTTATAAGAGCCATCTGACTGACGAACCGGGGTATACCACTTGATATCATCCATACCTTTGGCATGTGACCAAAATGGGATCTTGATCTCTTTGTAGTTCTCAAAGCCTTTTAAGTTCTTAGCGGTTATCGTAAAGGTACCTGCTGACTTATCTACATCAATTGAGAGATCTGCCGATACTGGTACATTTAGCTTACCTGTTGAATATTCCGCAAAGGCTTTTTGGACAAATTTACGTTGACCCTGTGCATCGTAATAGAAGATCTGTGCCTCATAGCGCCCATCGACATTTTCATGGTCGCTTGCCTTCGCTACAACTTTATAAGAGCCATCTGACTGACGAACCGGGGTATACCACTTGATATCATCCATACCTTTGGCATGTGACCAAAATGGGATTTTGATCTCTTTGTAGTTCTCAAAGCCTTTTAAGTTCTTAGCAGTAATCGTAAAGGTACCTGCTGACTTATCTACATCAATTGAAAGATCTGCCGATACTGGTACATTTGGCTTACCTGTTGAATATTCCGCAAAGGCTTTTTGGACAAATTGGCGTTGGCCCTGTGCATCATAATAGAAGATCTGTGCCTCATAGCGCCCATCAACATTTTCATGGTCGCTTGCTTTTGCTACAACTTTATAAGAGCCATCTGATTGACGAACTGGGGTATACCACTTGATATCATCCATACCTTTGGCATGTGACCAAAATGGGATCTTGATCTCTTTGTAATTCTCAAACCCTTTTAAGTTCTTAGCGGTAATCGTAAAGGTTCCTGCTGACTTATCTACATCAATTGAAAGATCTGCCGATACTGGTACATTGGGACGTTTGCCAATAGATACCTCTGTTGAAGATGTCGTTACGCCAATTTGTTTCCCATTTAGCTGGTTGTAGTAGAGATGGATGTTGTATTTACCCGTTGAATTTTTATGGTCGCTGGCTTTCACACTAACCTTGTAGGTACCATCGTTTTGTTTGGCAGCCACATACCATACCAAATCATCCTGACCATTCACATCTGACCAGATTGGAACGGATACAGATGCAACGCCATTTGGAGCCTTGACATCTGAGATTAAAACATCAAAGCGTCCTGTCATTGTGTCATTGTTAATGACGGAAATCTTTCCACTCAAATTACCTTGGGTTGGATCCGACGTCTGTTTATAATTTGCTGTAAATCGCCCTGTATAATCAATATTATGATCAAAAAGGTGTTTCCCTGGAAGTAATTCTGCTTGAGAAGAGAACTGCCAAGCTCCTGCCTTTCCATTATAACGAAGAGTTTTAGCATCATTCGCAGAAAGTTTCGGTGCTGGATACTGAGCAACCCAAAAGTTTTCAATCCCAAACTGCGCAGTATTAACAGGTCCTTTTTTATGGAGATTATTTTCATCTAACCAGCTAGCGCTCGTGTAAAACATGAGATTGGTATAGCCATTTTTTCGCATCTCATCAGCCCATGCTTGGGTATTGCGGTTAATATTTGGTTGCATTTTAGCATCCTCAAAGTCATTGACCATAAGAGTGCTTTTTGGAAGCCCCAATCTTTGAGCCGCAGCTATATAAAATCTTGCTTCTGCACGCGCAGCTTCTTCCGTTGTATAACGTGAAAAATGGTAAGTGGAAACTTGCAACCCAACCGCCTGTGCATTTCGAATTTGTGAAGCCGCATTTGGATTGTTATACCAAGTGTTTTCTGTTAATTTAACAACCACACCACCAACGCCCTTATTTGCAAGAACGCGATAGTCTTCTACACTGATATCCCCATTGTGACTACTAACATCCACGAAGGTCTTTGGCTGTACAGCTACATCTGTTGAGCGACTGGCAGGAGCATGAGAACCCGCGTCAAAAAAAGTAGACGCTCCTACTGAAGGTTTTTCTTGAGGAGCTGCTGTAGTTGACTCGGTTGCAGAGGCTGTTTCTTCAGAACTCACAGACGACGTAACTGCTGAAGCTACAAGTTGAGAAGCTCTTTCTGTAGATTCGACAACAGTCGCTGGAGCTGTGTAGCTTGTTGCAGGGACAAGCTCTTCTCCCGTTTTCGTTTCAACAGACGGTGCCACTTGTTGGTGATTGTTATCCGCTGTAACTGGTTCGTTTGAAGTCACTTCATCAGCTTTCGCTACTTGTGCAGATACAGAAAGTAACAAAGCTGCACTTGCAAAATAGATTAGATCTTTCTTTCTCATCGTTCTTCCCTTATACATATTTTATACTTTACCTATTTTACCACACGGCTTAATTGATTGAAAGTTTTATAGTGGAAATTTTCTAAATTAGTGATAAAAAATGGAGATAGCACTTGGCTTCTCCATTGTTAAATATACATCTATTTTTATCACCTATAAGATTTCTAAAAATTTTTTTATAGTTGCTTCCTTCAGTATCACAAGCATAATGAAGTAAAATAAAAAGTATAAAATTCCAGATAATCCTAAATGAAAAATAAGATTATTTATTACAACTAAATGGTTTATCCCCAGAACAAAAATTCCTGACAGAAGTGCTGAAGATGCGAATTTCATAATTGATCTAAACGGAATATTTCCCCTTAAATAATCTACAGAATATCTATACTGAACAAACATTTGCGTAAACTCAGCTATCAAAGTAGCAAGAGCTGCGCCTAAAACGCCTAGTATCGGCATAAGGAAGAAATTTAACATTAAATTCACAAATGCTCCACTAGTCACTGCGTTCATAAAATATTTCTCTCTCCCCGTTGGGATTAAAATCTGATTCCCTGTGATATTTGAAAAACCAGAAATCAGCAATATAGGCATTAGCATTTGCATTGCTACAGTGGCTTCCACATACTCATTGCCTCCCAATAATAGAATACTGTTTTTAGCCTCCAACATAAAAAATACAGTTAATGGAATCGAGATGAAAAATATGACAGATATCGATTCACGCATAATAGAATTAAATTTCGAGGTTTGTTTCTGACTTATATAGAATGAAAAACGAGGCAATAGAACTGTACTTATTGATGTTACAACAGATAGTAAGATCCACTTTACCTTAGTCGCAACAGAATAAAGTCCAACAGCTTTATTTCCATTTATAAACCCTAACATTACTGTATCTAGATTAGTGTAGACGTTCACCGCAAGCAATGACGCAAATAAGTACCACATCGGTTTTACATGATGTCTAAATTTCAAATCCTTTCTTATCTTGAATGAGACGTATCTTCTACATTGAATAATATTTAAAGCATTAGAACTTAGAACTGAAAACAATGTTATCCCAGCATATATAACATAATTATCTGCCTTACGCACCAATAAGAATGTTAATATCAGTGATACAAATTTTAATAATATAGAACGCTTTGTAATATAAGAATATTCCTCAATACCACTGTAAAACCAATTAAGAGAAAGTGGGGATACAAGAATCGTAATACAGGTGATCAGCAATAATCCCATTTCAGATCTCAATTGTTCAACACCAAAGCTAACAAATAAAAGTAGAATTGAGACAATGACCGACATAAAAATATTAATCAATGTTAATTCTTGAAATACTTTTGTTAATTCTTCTTTATCCTCACGAACTTTTGCAACTGCTCGTATCCCATAAGTCGAAATTCCTAGAGAAGCCACCAAAACACAATAACTACTGATAGAAGTGAAAAACGAGGTGGTTCCTAGTCCAATTGGGTTTAGTATTCTAGATACGTATGGAAATGTAACCAGAGGAAAAACAATATTAGATAATGTTAAAAGAATATTATAAATTGCATTTACCTTGATTGATTTTTCTTTCATTCTTAAATCCCATCCTTTAATTTCAAAACCAACCTTCTAATTCCAAAAACAATCGTGCAATATGTTTTAGGCAGTATGGTTAAGAATGGTACTTTATCAAACAATTGATAAGAAAAGTCTACCCACAACAAATCTTTTTTCGCTACTAGTAATCTTTTTCTCGAAAATCTTACTTTTTCTTTAACAACAACTTCTCCGAAGTTTTCGACAACCTCTTCTCTAAGAGAGTTTCGTAAATTGTATAGTTTTGGAACAAACACACATTCTTTTTTCAACGAATTAACAAGAAATAAATCATATAATTCATATGGAAGAAATTCTGTCCTAGTATAGGCATCTAATAAGATATCGATCCCCTCAATCAACTTTTGTTGAAAATCATTAACTTTTTCAAATACTTTAACATGTTTGAAATGCTCGTCTAAAATCGGTAATATCTTACCATTAACATTATCATAGGCAACAACTGGACCATGATCAGCAACAAAAATATCCTCATAAATTTCATAATTTCGGCTAATAATATCAAAAAAAGGTGTCTTATGAGGGAAGTCATTAAACATGATCCCAAATTTATTATTTTTAGATATCGATTGATAACCATTGTACTTAAGACCAAAATAATATCCCACAACTTTCTTATCCGGTAATGCCTTTTGAATATTATCTTGGATAGTCCCTTTCCATCCTATATCAACGATATAAATGCTGTCATCTTGAGTCAAACTCGTTACATAATTCCTAAAATTGCTGTCTTTTGCTTTCTCCAATTTATATCTTTTTATAAAACATGGATTTGATTTCAATTTTTCAAGAACTACTGAATTTCTATCAATTTTATGAGTCATATCAACTTGCAAATCAGAAGATATATTGCTGATCTCATCTCTTGAAAAATTTAAATTAAGTAAAAAATTCTCTAGACTAATCCTTTTATATTGCCTAAAAATAATATCAAAACTTTCTATTTCTAATTTTTCAAGTGATGGGTATAGAGTTGATCTTCTCGATACATAAAAATAGTCTGTATTGATTTTATTTTCATGGAAGTAACTATTTTGATACTGATCAAACAACGTTTTTAATAGTTGACCTTCACGTGAGCAAAATAAAATTTGTTTGACCCCATCTTTAACTAGCTGGACATGCAACTTCGAAATAAAATACAGTATATCTGCAATGAATCCGTTAAACGGAGCAATTTCTGCATTAAAGTACAACGTTTTTCTATACAAGTTTTTTAGTTCTTTTTTATCAACAATAGAACCTGTTACATGTTTATACTCTTTAAAATAAGATGCCAGACCGAGATTCATTGGATTTATTACATCAGATTTATAATTATCTCCAATCATCGTTACACTTTCAGGTGCCACATTCAACCGAGATAAAAAAACTTCATATAATTTTCCTGTCGATTTTCGAGCA comes from Streptococcus parasanguinis ATCC 15912 and encodes:
- a CDS encoding HAD-IA family hydrolase; amino-acid sequence: MTTINEKKIDTNIVAFDFFDTIVHRDCDPETILFQWAKEISLYLNFSVTPSSIYKARKKVEYDTKKQGLEEVPYDNLLRELFKELNRLADSPIIATIEEFLTFAKELETKIEIEHIYLDNDTVEFICQAYENGKLLYIISDFYADSSLLNQVLIHFGIRKYFKDIFVSSEYNARKSTGKLYEVFLSRLNVAPESVTMIGDNYKSDVINPMNLGLASYFKEYKHVTGSIVDKKELKNLYRKTLYFNAEIAPFNGFIADILYFISKLHVQLVKDGVKQILFCSREGQLLKTLFDQYQNSYFHENKINTDYFYVSRRSTLYPSLEKLEIESFDIIFRQYKRISLENFLLNLNFSRDEISNISSDLQVDMTHKIDRNSVVLEKLKSNPCFIKRYKLEKAKDSNFRNYVTSLTQDDSIYIVDIGWKGTIQDNIQKALPDKKVVGYYFGLKYNGYQSISKNNKFGIMFNDFPHKTPFFDIISRNYEIYEDIFVADHGPVVAYDNVNGKILPILDEHFKHVKVFEKVNDFQQKLIEGIDILLDAYTRTEFLPYELYDLFLVNSLKKECVFVPKLYNLRNSLREEVVENFGEVVVKEKVRFSRKRLLVAKKDLLWVDFSYQLFDKVPFLTILPKTYCTIVFGIRRLVLKLKDGI
- a CDS encoding GBS Bsp-like repeat-containing protein, producing the protein MRKKDLIYFASAALLLSVSAQVAKADEVTSNEPVTADNNHQQVAPSVETKTGEELVPATSYTAPATVVESTERASQLVASAVTSSVSSEETASATESTTAAPQEKPSVGASTFFDAGSHAPASRSTDVAVQPKTFVDVSSHNGDISVEDYRVLANKGVGGVVVKLTENTWYNNPNAASQIRNAQAVGLQVSTYHFSRYTTEEAARAEARFYIAAAQRLGLPKSTLMVNDFEDAKMQPNINRNTQAWADEMRKNGYTNLMFYTSASWLDENNLHKKGPVNTAQFGIENFWVAQYPAPKLSANDAKTLRYNGKAGAWQFSSQAELLPGKHLFDHNIDYTGRFTANYKQTSDPTQGNLSGKISVINNDTMTGRFDVLISDVKAPNGVASVSVPIWSDVNGQDDLVWYVAAKQNDGTYKVSVKASDHKNSTGKYNIHLYYNQLNGKQIGVTTSSTEVSIGKRPNVPVSADLSIDVDKSAGTFTITAKNLKGFENYKEIKIPFWSHAKGMDDIKWYTPVRQSDGSYKVVAKASDHENVDGRYEAQIFYYDAQGQRQFVQKAFAEYSTGKPNVPVSADLSIDVDKSAGTFTITAKNLKGFENYKEIKIPFWSHAKGMDDIKWYTPVRQSDGSYKVVAKASDHENVDGRYEAQIFYYDAQGQRKFVQKAFAEYSTGKLNVPVSADLSIDVDKSAGTFTITAKNLKGFENYKEIKIPFWSHAKGMDDIKWYTPVRQSDGSYKVVAKASDHENVDGRYEAQIFYYDAQGQRQFVQKAFAEYSTGKPNVPVSADLSIDVDKSAGTFTITAKNLKGFENYKEIKIPFWSHAKGMDDIKWYTPVRQSDGSYKVVAKASDHENVDGRYEAQIFYYDAQGQRQFVQKAFAEYKKEQLLSGTLSIENNNKDTGTFDVIIKDVYSPKGVRTVQVPIWSAKDGQDDIRWYEAARQANGDYKVSVTASDHKNSTGLYYVHLYYIQNDGSRVGVLASSTEVEFRNANTKTRAFIKNVNVEAGTYTVEVDQAPQGRQIKNVRVAAWSQDHQENLYWYSTAPTGTQTDVHVSAVNHKNLAGNYTTHVYVDYVDGGVEGFNLGQTALNPRGTTGQTGLSPRVDSGQRDRVLRAAASLVGIRGGSAAHQQLVNDYNSVRPLPVGYAVKNTDDWCDVFVTTIFQREGLSDLVGRECGVERHIQIFKRLGIWNEDGGSTPKAGDIITFNWDQDSQPNNGFADHIGIVESVSNGIIHTIEGNSNDQVRRKTYRIGHGNIRGFASPRYQ
- a CDS encoding flippase, encoding MKEKSIKVNAIYNILLTLSNIVFPLVTFPYVSRILNPIGLGTTSFFTSISSYCVLVASLGISTYGIRAVAKVREDKEELTKVFQELTLINIFMSVIVSILLLFVSFGVEQLRSEMGLLLITCITILVSPLSLNWFYSGIEEYSYITKRSILLKFVSLILTFLLVRKADNYVIYAGITLFSVLSSNALNIIQCRRYVSFKIRKDLKFRHHVKPMWYLFASLLAVNVYTNLDTVMLGFINGNKAVGLYSVATKVKWILLSVVTSISTVLLPRFSFYISQKQTSKFNSIMRESISVIFFISIPLTVFFMLEAKNSILLLGGNEYVEATVAMQMLMPILLISGFSNITGNQILIPTGREKYFMNAVTSGAFVNLMLNFFLMPILGVLGAALATLIAEFTQMFVQYRYSVDYLRGNIPFRSIMKFASSALLSGIFVLGINHLVVINNLIFHLGLSGILYFLFYFIMLVILKEATIKKFLEIL